A window of the Kosakonia sp. BYX6 genome harbors these coding sequences:
- the fhuA gene encoding ferrichrome porin FhuA, translating into MARPKTAQPVNTTLRKIAVVVATAVSGMSVYAQAATTQNEETITVTTAASQENAWGPAPTIAAKHSATATKTDTPIEKTPQSISVVTNEEMQIRQPASVKEALGYTPGVVVSNRGASNTYDFVSIRGFTSVGLSQNNYLDGLKLQGNFYNDAVIDPYMLERVELMRGPTSVLYGKSNPGGIISMVSKRPTTTPLHEVQFKMGTDNLYQTGFDFSDALDDNGEFSYRLTGVARSNDQQQVDAKQKRYAIAPSFTWRPDDKTNFTFLSYFQNEPQTGYYGWLPKEGTVEPLPNGSRIGTDFNEGAKNNSYSRNQKMVGYSFEHGFDDTFTVRQNLRFAEMKTAQQSVYGTGIAADGHTLNRGTVVDNERLQNFSVDTQLQSKFATGAVEHTLLTGVDYMRMRNDINATFGSAPSIDLYNPYSPEDFDFGDAAPYQLNESKQTGIYAQNQAEWDKWVFTLGGRYDWSNQQTTVRADGGSVERNDHQFTWRGGVNYLFDNGIAPYISYSQSFEPNAFDLYSTPRMAFAPSKGEQYEAGVRYVPKDMPIVLSGAVYQLTKTNTLTTDPSNVTLQVPSGEVRSRGIELEAKAALNANINMTASYTYIDAEYTKDTNLKGNHVEQVPRNMGSLWGDYTFNTGVLSGLTLGTGGRFIGSSYGAPDNSFKVGSATVMDAVIKYDLARLGMAGSSVAVNVNNLLDRDYVSSCFQSYGCFWGAERQVVATATFRF; encoded by the coding sequence ATGGCGCGTCCAAAAACTGCTCAGCCAGTCAATACTACGCTGCGTAAAATTGCAGTTGTAGTAGCCACAGCGGTTAGCGGCATGTCTGTTTACGCACAGGCTGCAACCACCCAAAACGAAGAAACCATCACCGTTACCACTGCTGCTTCGCAAGAAAATGCTTGGGGCCCGGCTCCGACAATCGCGGCGAAACACTCCGCGACGGCAACCAAAACTGACACCCCGATTGAAAAGACCCCGCAGTCTATTTCCGTGGTGACCAATGAAGAGATGCAAATTCGTCAGCCAGCCTCTGTGAAAGAAGCTTTGGGTTACACACCTGGGGTGGTTGTTAGCAACCGTGGTGCATCGAATACCTACGATTTTGTCAGCATCCGTGGTTTCACTTCTGTCGGCCTAAGCCAGAACAATTACCTGGACGGGTTGAAATTACAGGGCAATTTCTATAACGACGCGGTTATCGACCCTTACATGCTGGAACGTGTTGAATTGATGCGCGGCCCAACTTCCGTCCTGTACGGAAAGAGCAATCCCGGCGGCATTATCTCTATGGTCAGCAAGCGTCCGACGACCACGCCGTTGCATGAAGTTCAGTTCAAAATGGGTACCGATAATTTGTACCAAACCGGTTTTGATTTCAGCGATGCGCTGGATGATAACGGTGAGTTTTCCTATCGCCTGACCGGTGTTGCGCGTTCTAACGATCAGCAGCAAGTCGATGCAAAGCAGAAACGCTATGCGATCGCGCCGTCTTTCACCTGGCGTCCTGACGACAAAACCAATTTTACCTTCCTGTCCTATTTCCAGAATGAACCACAAACGGGCTATTACGGCTGGTTGCCGAAGGAAGGGACTGTTGAACCATTGCCAAATGGTTCACGCATTGGTACCGACTTCAACGAGGGTGCAAAGAATAACTCGTATTCTCGCAACCAGAAGATGGTCGGCTATAGCTTCGAACATGGTTTTGATGACACCTTTACGGTGCGTCAAAATTTACGCTTTGCCGAAATGAAAACGGCGCAACAGAGTGTATACGGTACAGGTATTGCAGCTGACGGGCACACCCTCAATCGCGGAACCGTTGTTGATAATGAACGCCTGCAAAACTTCAGTGTAGATACTCAACTGCAAAGCAAATTTGCGACGGGCGCAGTTGAGCACACTCTTTTGACGGGTGTTGATTACATGCGTATGCGTAACGACATCAATGCGACTTTCGGCAGTGCGCCATCAATCGATCTCTACAATCCTTATTCTCCGGAAGATTTCGATTTTGGTGATGCAGCACCTTATCAATTGAACGAAAGCAAGCAGACTGGCATCTATGCGCAAAACCAGGCCGAGTGGGATAAATGGGTCTTCACACTCGGTGGTCGCTACGACTGGTCAAACCAACAAACGACCGTGCGTGCTGATGGCGGCTCTGTTGAGCGCAACGATCATCAGTTCACCTGGCGTGGCGGTGTGAACTATCTGTTTGATAACGGTATTGCACCTTATATCAGCTACAGCCAGTCCTTCGAGCCGAACGCATTCGATCTTTACAGCACGCCGCGTATGGCTTTCGCACCGTCTAAAGGTGAGCAGTATGAAGCGGGTGTTCGCTACGTACCGAAAGATATGCCGATCGTGCTTAGCGGTGCGGTTTATCAGCTGACGAAGACGAACACTCTTACGACTGACCCGAGCAATGTGACATTACAAGTTCCGTCAGGTGAAGTGCGCTCTCGTGGTATTGAGCTTGAAGCGAAAGCTGCTCTTAATGCCAATATCAATATGACCGCGTCATACACATACATTGATGCCGAATACACCAAAGACACTAACCTGAAAGGCAATCACGTTGAGCAGGTGCCCCGTAATATGGGATCGCTGTGGGGTGATTACACCTTTAACACTGGCGTGCTGTCTGGTCTGACATTGGGGACAGGCGGTCGTTTCATCGGTTCCAGCTATGGCGCACCGGATAACTCATTTAAAGTGGGTAGCGCGACGGTGATGGACGCAGTTATCAAATACGACTTAGCCCGCCTGGGCATGGCTGGTTCAAGTGTTGCTGTGAACGTCAATAACTTACTTGATCGTGATTACGTTTCCAGTTGCTTCCAGTCTTACGGCTGTTTCTGGGGCGCAGAGCGTCAGGTGGTGGCGACCGCAACCTTCCGCTTCTAA
- the fhuC gene encoding Fe3+-hydroxamate ABC transporter ATP-binding protein FhuC, with translation MQENKTLPDTTFQLTDVTFRVPGRTLLHPLSLTFPVGKVTGLIGHNGSGKSTLLKMLGRHQPPSDGDILLDAQPLESWNSKAFARKVAYLPQQLPQAEGMTVRELVAIGRYPWHGALGRFGVADREKVEEAIALVGLKPLAHRLVDSLSGGERQRAWIAMLVAQDSRCLLLDEPTSALDIAHQVDVLALVHRLSQQRGLTVIAVLHDINMAARYCDYLVALRGGEMIAEGSPDALMRAETLEQIYGIPMGILPHPAGAAPVSFVY, from the coding sequence ATGCAGGAAAACAAAACGCTTCCCGATACCACCTTTCAACTGACCGATGTCACCTTTCGCGTGCCGGGACGCACACTGCTGCACCCGCTGTCGTTGACCTTTCCGGTTGGGAAGGTGACCGGCCTGATTGGCCACAACGGCTCGGGAAAATCCACACTGCTTAAAATGCTTGGCCGCCATCAGCCGCCGTCCGACGGGGATATCCTGCTCGACGCGCAGCCGCTGGAGAGCTGGAACAGCAAGGCATTTGCCCGCAAAGTGGCTTACCTGCCGCAGCAGTTGCCGCAGGCCGAAGGGATGACGGTGCGCGAACTGGTGGCGATTGGGCGTTATCCGTGGCACGGTGCGCTGGGGCGTTTTGGTGTCGCCGACCGGGAAAAAGTGGAAGAAGCCATTGCGCTGGTGGGGCTGAAACCGCTGGCGCATCGCCTGGTGGATAGCCTCTCCGGCGGCGAACGTCAGCGTGCGTGGATTGCCATGCTCGTGGCGCAAGATAGCCGTTGCCTGCTGTTAGATGAACCGACTTCCGCGCTGGATATCGCCCATCAGGTTGATGTGCTGGCGCTGGTGCATCGCCTGAGCCAACAGCGTGGGCTGACGGTAATTGCGGTGTTGCACGATATCAATATGGCGGCGCGCTATTGCGACTATTTGGTGGCGCTGCGCGGCGGTGAAATGATTGCAGAAGGCTCACCGGATGCGTTAATGCGCGCCGAGACGCTGGAACAAATTTACGGCATCCCAATGGGGATCCTGCCGCATCCGGCTGGTGCGGCTCCGGTGAGTTTTGTCTACTGA
- the clcA gene encoding H(+)/Cl(-) exchange transporter ClcA encodes MSEKTPSFEQQQVERRRRRDILRQMLQRDKTPLVILVVAAIVGTLTGLVGVAFEKAVNAVLNMRIGALAQVANSAIVWPLAFLGSAVLAMIGYFLVRRFAPEAGGSGIPEIEGALEELRPVRWWRVLPVKFFGGMGTLGAGMVLGREGPTVQIGGNIGRMVGDLFHLRSGEARHTLLATGAAAGLSAAFNAPLAGILFIIEEMRSQFHYNLISIKAVFTGVIMSSIVFRLFNGEAAVIDVGKLSNAPVNTLWLYLLLGMVFGCIGPLFNTLILRTQDLFQRIHGGRTGKWVLVGGLIGGTCGVLGLMAPALSGGGFALIPIASAGNYTVGALLFIFLIRVATTLLCFSSGAPGGIFAPMLALGTVLGMAFGSASVAVFPHYQLDAATFAIAGMGALLAASLRAPLTGIVLVLEMTDNYQLILPMIITCLGATLLAQFLGGKPLYSAILARTLARQEAASDSEQRRENT; translated from the coding sequence ATGTCAGAGAAAACCCCTTCATTCGAACAACAGCAGGTTGAGCGGCGGCGACGCAGAGATATCCTGCGCCAGATGTTGCAGCGCGATAAAACGCCGCTGGTGATTCTGGTCGTTGCGGCCATCGTCGGGACGCTCACCGGGCTGGTGGGCGTCGCCTTTGAAAAGGCCGTCAACGCCGTGCTAAACATGCGCATCGGCGCGCTGGCACAGGTGGCGAATAGCGCGATTGTCTGGCCGCTCGCCTTTTTGGGTTCAGCCGTGCTGGCGATGATTGGCTATTTTCTGGTGCGACGATTCGCACCGGAAGCGGGGGGTTCCGGGATCCCTGAAATTGAAGGCGCATTGGAAGAGTTGCGCCCGGTGCGCTGGTGGCGCGTTTTACCGGTGAAATTCTTTGGCGGTATGGGCACGCTGGGTGCCGGAATGGTGCTGGGGCGTGAAGGGCCGACGGTACAGATTGGCGGTAATATCGGGCGTATGGTGGGCGATCTGTTTCACTTACGCAGCGGTGAAGCGCGCCATACCTTGCTGGCGACCGGCGCGGCGGCGGGGCTTTCCGCAGCGTTCAACGCTCCGCTGGCAGGCATTTTGTTCATCATTGAAGAGATGCGATCGCAGTTTCATTACAACCTCATCTCCATCAAAGCGGTCTTTACCGGCGTGATTATGTCGAGCATTGTGTTTCGCCTGTTTAATGGCGAAGCCGCGGTTATCGACGTGGGTAAGCTGAGCAATGCGCCCGTCAACACGTTGTGGCTCTATCTGCTGTTGGGTATGGTATTTGGCTGCATCGGGCCGTTGTTCAATACGCTGATATTGCGCACGCAGGATCTGTTTCAGCGTATTCACGGCGGGCGTACCGGGAAATGGGTGCTGGTCGGCGGGCTGATTGGCGGAACCTGCGGCGTGCTGGGATTGATGGCGCCGGCGCTCTCGGGCGGCGGTTTTGCGCTGATCCCCATTGCCTCCGCCGGGAATTACACCGTTGGCGCGTTGCTGTTTATTTTTCTTATCCGCGTGGCGACGACATTGCTGTGCTTTAGCTCCGGTGCGCCGGGCGGGATTTTCGCGCCAATGCTGGCGTTGGGAACAGTGTTGGGGATGGCGTTTGGTAGTGCGAGCGTCGCGGTTTTTCCCCATTACCAGCTGGATGCCGCGACGTTTGCCATCGCCGGAATGGGGGCGTTATTAGCCGCTTCGCTACGTGCGCCGTTGACCGGAATTGTGCTAGTTTTGGAAATGACTGACAATTATCAGCTTATTTTGCCAATGATCATTACTTGTCTTGGTGCGACACTGTTAGCGCAGTTTTTGGGCGGGAAACCGCTCTATTCCGCCATCCTGGCACGTACACTTGCCAGGCAGGAAGCCGCCAGTGACAGTGAGCAGCGGCGGGAGAATACTTGA
- the hemL gene encoding glutamate-1-semialdehyde 2,1-aminomutase — protein sequence MSKSENLYNAARQLIPGGVNSPVRAFTGVGGTPLFIERADGAYLYDADGKAYIDYVGSWGPMVLGHNHPAIRNAVIEAASRGLSFGAPTEMEVKMAELVTELVPTMDMVRMVNSGTEATMSAIRLARGFTGRDKIIKFEGCYHGHADCLLVKAGSGALTLGQPNSPGVPADFAKHTLTCTYNDLQSVRAAFEQYPQEIACIIVEPVAGNMNCVPPKLEFLPGLRDLCDEFGALLIIDEVMTGFRVALAGAQAHYGVVPDLTCLGKIIGGGMPVGAFGGRRDVMEALAPTGPVYQAGTLSGNPIAMAAGYACLTEVAQVGVHETLNDLTTLLADGLIDAAQSQGISLVVNHVGGMFGLFFTDAQEVTCYQDVVACDVERFKRFFHLMLEEGIYFAPSAFEAGFMSVAHSEEDIRNTVDAARRVFAKL from the coding sequence ATGAGTAAGTCTGAAAACCTCTATAACGCAGCGCGCCAGCTTATCCCCGGCGGTGTCAATTCACCGGTACGCGCCTTCACCGGCGTTGGCGGTACGCCGCTGTTTATCGAGCGTGCTGACGGTGCTTATTTATACGATGCCGACGGCAAAGCCTATATCGATTACGTCGGCTCCTGGGGGCCAATGGTGCTCGGCCACAACCATCCTGCCATTCGTAACGCGGTGATTGAAGCCGCCAGCCGTGGTCTGAGTTTCGGCGCACCGACGGAGATGGAAGTCAAAATGGCGGAACTGGTGACCGAACTGGTGCCGACCATGGACATGGTGCGCATGGTGAACTCCGGTACCGAAGCGACCATGAGCGCCATCCGCCTGGCGCGCGGTTTCACCGGCCGCGACAAAATCATCAAATTCGAAGGGTGTTACCACGGTCACGCCGATTGCCTGCTGGTGAAAGCCGGTTCCGGCGCATTGACCCTCGGCCAGCCTAACTCACCGGGCGTTCCGGCGGATTTCGCCAAGCACACTCTGACTTGCACCTACAACGATCTTCAATCCGTCCGCGCGGCGTTCGAGCAGTATCCGCAGGAGATCGCCTGCATCATCGTTGAGCCGGTCGCCGGGAATATGAACTGTGTGCCGCCGAAGCTTGAGTTCCTGCCGGGTCTGCGTGACTTGTGCGATGAGTTCGGCGCGCTGTTAATTATTGATGAAGTGATGACCGGTTTCCGCGTCGCGCTGGCAGGCGCGCAGGCCCACTATGGTGTGGTGCCGGATCTGACGTGTCTTGGCAAAATCATCGGCGGCGGTATGCCGGTGGGCGCATTTGGCGGTCGTCGCGACGTGATGGAAGCGCTGGCACCGACCGGGCCGGTCTACCAGGCGGGAACACTCTCCGGTAACCCGATTGCGATGGCGGCGGGCTACGCCTGTTTAACCGAAGTGGCGCAGGTGGGTGTACATGAAACCCTGAACGATCTCACCACATTGCTGGCCGACGGCCTGATTGATGCGGCGCAAAGCCAGGGCATTTCGCTGGTGGTGAACCACGTTGGCGGCATGTTCGGCCTGTTCTTTACCGATGCGCAGGAAGTCACCTGCTACCAGGACGTTGTGGCGTGCGACGTGGAACGCTTTAAGCGCTTCTTCCACCTGATGCTGGAAGAGGGTATTTATTTCGCGCCGTCGGCATTTGAAGCGGGCTTTATGTCCGTCGCCCACAGCGAAGAGGATATCCGCAACACGGTTGATGCGGCACGCCGCGTGTTCGCGAAACTGTAA
- the fhuD gene encoding Fe(3+)-hydroxamate ABC transporter substrate-binding protein FhuD — protein sequence MAGLPSLSRRRLLTAMALSPLLWNLRGAHAAAVDPKRIVALEWLPVELLLALGVMPYGVADVHDYNIWVNEPSLPDSVIDVGLRTEPNLELLTQMKPSLLVWSAGYGPSEAKLATIAPGRGFTFSDGKKPLTMARRSLNEMAQLLNKEVAAKKHLDAFDALVDSTKAHFARRGDRPLLMITLLDPRHVLVFSENCLFQEVLDRVGIRNAWHGETTFWGSVAIGIDRLAEYKDVDVICFDHNNEQDMRTLMATPLWQAMPFVRAGRFQRVPAVWFYGATLSAMHFTRVLDNALGGRA from the coding sequence ATGGCCGGTTTACCTTCTCTTAGCCGTCGTCGCTTGCTGACGGCGATGGCACTCTCTCCGTTGCTGTGGAACCTGCGCGGCGCGCATGCGGCGGCGGTTGATCCAAAGCGCATTGTGGCGCTTGAATGGCTGCCGGTGGAACTGCTGCTGGCGCTCGGCGTCATGCCGTATGGCGTCGCCGATGTCCACGATTACAACATCTGGGTCAACGAGCCTTCTTTGCCTGATTCGGTGATTGACGTTGGTTTGCGCACCGAACCGAACCTCGAATTGCTGACGCAAATGAAACCCTCTTTGCTGGTGTGGTCGGCGGGTTATGGTCCGTCGGAAGCCAAACTGGCGACCATCGCGCCGGGGCGCGGTTTCACATTCAGCGATGGAAAAAAACCGCTCACCATGGCCCGGCGTTCCCTGAACGAGATGGCGCAACTGCTCAATAAAGAAGTGGCGGCAAAAAAACATCTTGATGCGTTTGATGCGCTGGTTGATAGCACAAAAGCGCATTTCGCCCGCCGTGGCGATCGCCCGCTGTTGATGATCACCTTGCTCGATCCGCGCCATGTGCTGGTGTTCTCCGAAAACTGCCTGTTTCAGGAAGTGCTCGACAGAGTAGGCATCCGCAATGCCTGGCATGGGGAAACCACTTTTTGGGGCAGTGTGGCGATCGGCATCGACCGGCTTGCCGAATACAAAGATGTCGATGTCATTTGCTTCGATCACAACAATGAACAAGACATGCGTACGTTGATGGCAACGCCGCTGTGGCAGGCGATGCCGTTTGTGCGGGCCGGGCGTTTTCAGCGCGTGCCTGCGGTGTGGTTCTATGGCGCAACGTTGTCGGCGATGCATTTCACCCGCGTGCTGGATAACGCGCTCGGAGGCCGGGCATGA
- the fhuB gene encoding Fe(3+)-hydroxamate ABC transporter permease FhuB has protein sequence MSRRIARFPALLLAVLFIAAAWLTWANLNIALPREQWGQALRAPDINLINQMLFHYSLLPRLAVSLLVGAGLGLVGVLFQQVLRNPLAEPTTLGVATGAQLGITITTLWAIPGVMASQFAALIGACAVGALVFGVAWGKRLSPVTLILAGLVVSLYCGAINQLLVLFHHDQLQSMFLWSTGTLTQTDWSIAQSLWPQLLGCAVLTLLLLRPLTLMGLDDGVARNLGLALSMARLAALTLAIALSALLVNAVGIIGFIGLFAPLLAKMLGARRLLARLILAPVIGALILWLSDQVIWWLTRVWMEVSTGSITALIGAPLLLWLLPRLRSMNTPAMDAGDKVAAERQHVLWFALGGLVLLLLAMGVALSFGRDAQGWHWASGTLLEELMPWRWPRIIAALTAGVMLAVAGCIIQRLTGNPMASPEVLGISSGAAFGVVLMLFFVPGNAFGWLMPAGSLGAAGTLLIIMLAAGRGGFSPHRMLLAGMALSTAFTMLLMMLQASGDPRMAEILTWIAGSTYNASGEQVLRSSVMMVILLALTPLCRRWLMILPLGGDTSRSVGMALTSSRVALLLLAAALTATATMTIGPLSFVGLMAPHIARMMGFRRTMPHMVMSALVGGLLLVFADWCGRMLLFPFQIPAGLLSTFIGAPYFIYLLRKQSR, from the coding sequence ATGAGCCGACGTATCGCCCGTTTCCCGGCGTTGCTGCTGGCGGTGCTGTTTATCGCCGCCGCCTGGCTGACCTGGGCCAATTTAAATATCGCTTTGCCGCGCGAACAGTGGGGGCAGGCGCTGCGTGCGCCCGACATCAATCTCATTAATCAGATGCTGTTCCATTACAGCCTACTGCCACGGCTGGCGGTGTCGCTGCTGGTTGGCGCGGGGCTTGGCCTGGTCGGCGTTCTGTTCCAGCAAGTGTTGCGTAACCCATTAGCGGAACCCACAACGCTCGGTGTCGCCACTGGCGCGCAACTGGGGATCACCATTACCACGCTGTGGGCGATTCCCGGCGTGATGGCTTCGCAGTTTGCGGCGCTGATCGGGGCCTGTGCGGTCGGGGCGCTGGTGTTCGGGGTCGCCTGGGGTAAGCGTTTATCGCCGGTCACGCTGATCCTCGCGGGTTTGGTTGTTAGCTTGTATTGCGGTGCTATCAATCAGCTGCTGGTGCTGTTTCATCACGATCAATTGCAAAGCATGTTCTTATGGAGCACCGGTACGCTCACGCAAACGGACTGGAGCATCGCCCAGAGCCTGTGGCCGCAGTTGCTCGGCTGTGCAGTGTTGACGCTGTTGCTGTTGCGCCCACTGACTTTGATGGGGCTGGACGATGGCGTTGCGCGTAATCTCGGCCTGGCGCTGTCGATGGCGCGGCTGGCGGCGCTGACGCTGGCGATCGCGTTGAGTGCGCTGCTGGTTAACGCGGTGGGCATTATTGGTTTTATCGGTCTGTTCGCGCCGTTGCTCGCGAAAATGCTCGGCGCGCGTCGGCTGCTGGCGCGCCTGATTTTGGCGCCGGTGATTGGTGCGCTGATCCTCTGGCTTTCTGACCAGGTTATTTGGTGGTTAACGCGCGTGTGGATGGAAGTCTCCACCGGGTCGATCACCGCGCTTATTGGCGCACCGTTGTTGCTGTGGTTGTTGCCGCGCCTGCGCAGCATGAACACACCGGCGATGGACGCCGGCGATAAAGTGGCGGCTGAACGCCAGCATGTGCTGTGGTTTGCGCTGGGCGGTTTGGTGTTGTTGCTGCTGGCAATGGGCGTGGCGTTAAGCTTTGGGCGCGATGCGCAAGGCTGGCACTGGGCCAGCGGCACGTTGCTTGAAGAGTTAATGCCGTGGCGCTGGCCGCGCATTATCGCCGCGCTGACCGCCGGTGTGATGCTGGCGGTGGCGGGCTGTATTATTCAGCGTCTGACCGGCAACCCAATGGCCAGCCCGGAAGTGTTAGGGATCAGTTCCGGCGCGGCGTTTGGCGTGGTGCTGATGCTGTTCTTTGTACCGGGTAACGCCTTCGGTTGGTTGATGCCCGCCGGGAGCCTCGGCGCGGCGGGCACGTTATTGATCATCATGCTCGCCGCCGGGCGCGGCGGTTTCTCGCCGCACCGGATGTTGCTGGCGGGGATGGCGCTGAGCACGGCATTTACCATGTTGCTGATGATGTTGCAGGCAAGCGGCGACCCGCGCATGGCGGAGATCCTGACGTGGATCGCCGGCAGTACCTATAACGCTTCTGGTGAACAGGTGCTGCGCAGCAGTGTGATGATGGTTATCTTGCTGGCGCTGACGCCGCTGTGTCGCCGCTGGCTGATGATTTTACCGCTCGGCGGTGATACGTCGCGCTCGGTGGGAATGGCGTTAACGTCGTCACGCGTGGCGCTGCTGCTGTTGGCGGCGGCACTGACGGCGACGGCGACAATGACGATCGGGCCGCTCAGTTTTGTTGGCCTGATGGCGCCGCATATCGCCCGTATGATGGGCTTTCGGCGCACGATGCCGCATATGGTGATGTCGGCGCTGGTTGGGGGTTTATTGCTGGTGTTCGCGGACTGGTGCGGGCGGATGTTGCTGTTTCCATTCCAGATCCCGGCGGGGCTGCTGTCGACCTTTATCGGCGCGCCGTACTTTATCTATCTGTTGAGAAAGCAGAGTCGCTAG